A genomic region of Natronoarchaeum mannanilyticum contains the following coding sequences:
- a CDS encoding HPP family protein, with product MLRDTGFTGAYAGVLVGVLGVFAWATGSPLVFPSLGPTAFLLARSRTGAVVAPRRVIGGHAVGVVAGLAAHWLVAPGVSLSVTLAPFSTSVLRMAVAGGLSVAATSVGMLAADVNHPPACATTLIVSLGILPSPRTGAIILAAVTALVGFHRLALRAWGLFDQMTSESMTVRS from the coding sequence GTGCTCCGCGACACCGGATTCACGGGCGCGTACGCCGGCGTTCTCGTGGGCGTGCTCGGCGTGTTCGCGTGGGCGACCGGCAGCCCGCTCGTGTTCCCGAGCCTCGGGCCCACCGCGTTCCTGCTGGCGCGCTCGCGGACCGGCGCCGTCGTCGCGCCGCGCCGAGTGATCGGCGGCCACGCCGTCGGCGTCGTCGCCGGACTTGCGGCCCACTGGCTCGTCGCGCCCGGCGTCTCGCTGTCAGTTACGCTCGCGCCGTTCTCGACGAGCGTGCTGCGCATGGCGGTCGCCGGCGGGCTGTCGGTCGCCGCGACGAGCGTCGGGATGCTCGCTGCCGACGTGAACCACCCGCCGGCGTGCGCGACGACGCTGATCGTCTCGCTGGGCATCCTGCCGAGCCCGCGGACCGGGGCGATCATCCTCGCGGCTGTGACGGCGCTGGTCGGGTTCCACCGGCTCGCGCTGCGAGCGTGGGGCCTATTCGACCAGATGACCTCGGAGTCGATGACCGTGCGGTCGTGA
- the nucS gene encoding endonuclease NucS, whose amino-acid sequence MTASERHRAARADTVVDPDPDAAAERVADGIEEGALVTVFGRCTVEYDGRASSTLGPGDRHVMLKPDGSILVHTDEGQQPVNWQPPGCTQDAELADGDLRIRSHRSTPDERLDVRFERVTQVSAFAVDDASELAITGTEEDLRERILDDPDLLEADFTPLATERQTSAGAVDIYGEDHSGRTVAVELKRKRVGPDAVGQLRRYVDALERDLHDDAELRGMLVAPSVTDRARELLERNGLEFVSLTPETGE is encoded by the coding sequence GTGACTGCATCGGAACGACACCGAGCGGCGCGGGCCGACACCGTCGTCGACCCGGACCCCGACGCGGCCGCCGAGCGGGTCGCCGACGGCATCGAGGAGGGGGCGCTGGTCACCGTGTTCGGGCGCTGCACGGTCGAGTACGACGGCCGGGCGTCGAGCACGCTCGGGCCGGGCGACCGCCACGTCATGCTCAAGCCCGACGGCTCGATCCTCGTCCACACCGACGAGGGCCAGCAACCCGTGAACTGGCAGCCGCCGGGCTGCACGCAGGACGCCGAACTGGCGGACGGCGACCTCAGAATCCGGAGCCACCGGTCGACGCCGGACGAGCGCCTGGACGTCCGGTTCGAGCGCGTGACGCAGGTCTCGGCGTTCGCCGTCGACGACGCGAGCGAACTGGCGATCACCGGCACCGAGGAAGATCTCCGCGAGCGAATCCTCGACGATCCCGATCTGCTCGAAGCCGACTTCACGCCGCTGGCGACCGAGCGCCAGACGAGCGCCGGCGCGGTCGACATCTACGGCGAGGATCACTCCGGACGAACGGTCGCCGTCGAGCTCAAGCGCAAGCGCGTCGGGCCGGACGCCGTCGGCCAGCTCCGGCGGTACGTCGACGCCCTCGAACGGGATCTCCACGACGACGCCGAGCTTCGGGGGATGCTCGTCGCGCCGTCGGTGACCGACCGAGCCAGAGAGCTGCTCGAACGGAACGGGCTGGAGTTCGTCTCGCTGACGCCGGAGACGGGCGAGTAG